One genomic region from Eremothecium gossypii ATCC 10895 chromosome I, complete sequence encodes:
- the FYV4 gene encoding mitochondrial 37S ribosomal protein mS41 (Syntenic homolog of Saccharomyces cerevisiae YHR059W (FYV4)) — translation MLQTRLFHACAALARAASRPVPKPTSEIPDVSTFLAKIGRQCSEHAELYENKWENLFMWDGPKLKEKGVPVQQRRYILQQVERLRQGGPVREIREGKKSFFGGERKRKEKVAKWRAEQRHAA, via the coding sequence ATGCTGCAGACCAGATTGTTCCATGCAtgcgcggcgctggcgcgggcggcgagCCGGCCTGTGCCGAAGCCGACGAGCGAGATTCCCGACGTCAGCACGTTCCTGGCGAAGATAGGGCGGCAGTGCTCTGAGCACGCAGAGCTATACGAGAACAAGTGGGAGAACCTATTCATGTGGGACGGGCCTAAGCTCAAGGAGAAGGGCGTGCCAGTACAGCAGCGGCGCTACAttctgcagcaggtggagcggctgcggcaggGCGGGCCGGTGCGCGAGATCCGCGAGGGAAAGAAGTCGTTCTTCGGCGGGGAACGCAAGCGGAAGGAGAAGGTTGCCAAGTGGCGGGCAGAGCAGCGTCACGCTGCGTAA
- the HNT2 gene encoding bis(5'-adenosyl)-triphosphatase (Syntenic homolog of Saccharomyces cerevisiae YDR305C (HNT2); 1-intron), producing MSQAVYFSHFLVTNQVFYRTRYSYALVNLKPLVPGHVLIAPLRPTCVRLRDLTPEEHSDYFQTLQVVHQFIQAEFKAAALNIAIQDGPEAGQTVPHLHTHLIPRYADNNIGDAIYDHLDRWSFEDQLADWQRRRAAYCGDEAARRELAKPDDVRKPRTADDMTAEARALSAGLQSFLADHPALAPK from the exons ATGTCGCAAGCAGTTTACTTCAGCCACTTCCTGGTCACCAACCAGGTGTTCTAC CGAACACGCTACTCATACGCGCTGGTTAACCTCAAGCCCCTCGTGCCGGGCCATGTGCTTATCGCACCCCTCCGCCCTACGTGCGTGCGTCTGCGCGACCTCACCCCTGAAGAGCATTCGGACTACTTCCAGACGCTGCAAGTTGTGCACCAGTTCATTCAGGCCGAGTTCAAGGCAGCGGCGCTGAACATCGCGATTCAGGACGGCCCAGAGGCAGGCCAGACCGTCCCGCATCTCCACACGCACCTGATTCCCCGCTACGCGGACAACAACATCGGCGATGCGATCTACGACCACCTCGACCGCTGGTCTTTCGAGGACCAGCTCGCCGACTGGCAGCGCCGTAGGGCCGCGTACTGCGGCGATGAGGCCGCCCGGCGCGAGCTCGCGAAGCCCGACGACGTGCGCAAGCCCCGCACCGCAGACGACATGACCGCCGAGGCCCGCGCGCTCAGCGCCGGCCTCCAGTCGTTTCTCGCCGACCACCCGGCGCTCGCTCCAAAATAG
- the PFU1 gene encoding Pfu1p (Syntenic homolog of Saccharomyces cerevisiae YDR306C) — protein MAGKRRPKKARAPYRKYVAGQGFVHTYGVSSTESSAHDESGLFPADSGVQVSDDDIARRLVDMTLSASAAFAGGAAPIPYPGHSMVLPWELQFLVLSKCKTIETHFMQVCRRWYIMCLPLIYRAPRLSSKNFYKFVETLVAARKQNYGQYVVDLDLSMIIQSGKNSFVAKVLRRCSQHLEHFTAPQTSFGIAPLISLRSCSNLRYLDLGLLSETVKLKQLFEAINGFQHLTHLSFPRSSIACEGFREVAWPQSLVYLKLSGGITNEFIREAALPHTIRTLEFSFCPQVDEHSIYMLLSKTGESLEYLRFYYPMPALGDKSLDYVFRYCSNLLGVQLVVDYCSKWAFSEHLLSPLAYPRPLRSIVLESSGSLGLSFKIHPDDITIAVAEDRLPCIRDVRISSRLGWDSHSSDVEDLVSVLDDRDANLYVKF, from the coding sequence ATGGCCGGCAAGAGAAGACCGAAGAAGGCCAGAGCTCCATATCGAAAGTACGTGGCGGGTCAAGGGTTTGTGCATACCTACGGGGTTTCCAGTACTGAGAGTTCAGCACACGATGAAAGCGGTTTGTTCCCCGCAGACAGTGGGGTGcaggtatctgacgatgATATTGCGAGACGACTTGTTGATATGACACTTTCCGCAAGCGCAGCGTTTGCCGGTGGAGCGGCACCCATACCGTATCCCGGACACTCAATGGTGCTTCCCTGGGAGCTGCAGTTTTTGGTTCTGTCCAAATGCAAAACTATTGAAACACACTTCATGCAAGTGTGCAGGCGGTGGTATATCATGTGTCTGCCATTGATCTACCGAGCACCAAGGCTCTCCAGCAAGAACTTCTACAAGTTTGTGGAGACACTGGTGGCAGCCCGTAAACAGAATTACGGGCAATATGTCGTCGATCTCGACCTGTCCATGATTATCCAGAGCGGCAAAAACAGCTTTGTCGCGAAGGTCCTTCGCCGTTGCTCGCAGCACCTGGAGCATTTCACGGCGCCGCAAACGAGCTTCGGTATAGCCCCATTGATATCTTTACGGTCGTGCTCCAACTTGCGATACCTGGATCTTGGTCTGCTTTCCGAGACTGTAAAGCTGAAGCAACTATTTGAGGCCATCAACGGGTTCCAGCACTTGACCCATCTGTCATTTCCGCGCTCTTCGATCGCATGCGAGGGCTTCCGAGAGGTGGCGTGGCCCCAGAGCCTGGTCTACCTGAAACTAAGTGGCGGCATTACCAACGAGTTCATTAGAGAAGCCGCGTTGCCGCACACTATACGTACACTTGAGTTTTCTTTTTGTCCTCAAGTTGATGAGCATTCCATCTACATGCTGCTGTCCAAGACTGGCGAATCGCTGGAATACCTACGTTTCTACTATCCAATGCCTGCTCTCGGGGATAAATCGCTGGACTACGTGTTCCGCTATTGTTCTAACCTTCTCGGGGTGCAGCTTGTAGTAGACTACTGTTCCAAGTGGGCTTTCTCAGAGCACCTGCTCTCGCCCCTTGCGTATCCGCGACCGCTGCGTTCCATTGTGCTTGAGTCGAGTGGCTCGCTGGGTCTGAGCTTCAAGATACACCCCGATGACATCACAATCGCAGTGGCAGAGGACAGGCTTCCCTGTATACGGGATGTGCGAATTTCCAGCAGGTTGGGATGGGATAGTCACAGCTCGGACGTAGAAGATCTAGTCTCGGTTCTGGACGACCGGGATGCCAACCTGTATGTAAAATTTTAG
- a CDS encoding AAL051Cp (NOHBY102; No homolog in Saccharomyces cerevisiae; Syntenic homolog of Kluyveromyces lactis KLLA0C14850g) — MFSVPHFDDMEELYSAYRPITPSLSNSRPSHSEQLKYSTQPTERIPLHDFRRDSLELYGLKPKHYSVEDAESEPACEPAPDSSDTGSAPLQPRWKDWILEKRRGIEELERQLDNFKLNGTENEIEEGSEDMRAKYKMFNPPAEYKFSPFEDHNEEAAEALSHDDILSNMNHNIHRSRWAADKIRSNIDKFFLKNSELLEEPEVIPGAYPRDVVYIPIPVRGEGDKERFEGDEYDKHVGPIIYLSYGILIPAAVKLCSFTLYHIVSLSRRDYTFSSICLESEPLIIGLDKVITGLLSLFAVQQCLDYVITFPLACHTRYHLLKYGIEIIRDGGSDIIWREYSREFLRFHNRALTEFRQKLQKKIWFSALIIAAFGLLSASFVSWIYAVTVTEDSFGTCLNTILFGRAQLVAIIICFLGQTCYDLMAYIKHFIGEYAEDTMEMLMKKLDQYKQAQQDRKPVETRHVSQGTEEMSGTVKGTTDGIKEQSSLRGSAKKSKHDVLLISTPDNSSSVVYHPQPYVSPLKGRSSLNSRSLHLVDPASPPNTRRKKVPDAKSFRKAFAGKAQERIRWRVTKVERDLLAISIYMVKLPFRVVFLPARMAMRILPWRLYISFNRG, encoded by the coding sequence ATGTTTTCTGTGCCGCACTTTGATGATATGGAAGAGTTGTATTCTGCCTACAGGCCGATCACGCCCTCCCTATCCAATAGCCGCCCAAGCCACTCGGAGCAGCTGAAATACTCCACACAGCCCACAGAGCGGATACCGCTTCATGACTTCCGGCGAGACTCGCTAGAGCTCTACGGGTTGAAGCCGAAGCACTATTCGGTGGAGGACGCGGAAAGCGAGCCGGCGTGCGAGCCGGCTCCGGACAGCAGCGATACCGGAAGCGCGCCCCTACAGCCACGCTGGAAGGACTGGATCCTGGAGAAACGGCGGGGGATAGAAGAATTGGAGCGGCAGCTCGACAATTTCAAGCTTAACGGCACAGAGAACGAGATCGAGGAGGGATCGGAGGACATGCGTGCGAAGTACAAGATGTTCAATCCGCCAGCGGAGTACAAGTTCTCGCCGTTCGAGGACCACAACGaggaggcggcggaggcgcTGAGCCATGACGACATCTTGAGCAACATGAACCACAACATACACCGGTCGCGGTGGGCGGCGGACAAGATACGCTCCAACATCGACAAGTTCTTCCTGAAAAACTCGGAGTTGCTGGAGGAGCCTGAGGTGATCCCAGGTGCGTATCCGCGCGACGTGGTGTATATACCGATCCCGGTAAGGGGCGAGGGCGACAAGGAGAGGTTTGAGGGCGACGAGTACGACAAGCACGTCGGCCCGATCATCTATCTCAGCTACGGGATACTCATTCCGGCTGCTGTGAAGCTCTGCTCCTTCACCCTGTACCACATCGTCTCCTTGTCGCGGCGTGACTATACCTTCAGTTCGATCTGCCTCGAGTCCGAACCCCTAATCATCGGGCTTGATAAGGTTATCACGGGCCTGCTCAGTTTGTTTGCCGTGCAGCAGTGCCTAGACTACGTGATCACGTTCCCGCTAGCGTGCCATACCAGATACCACCTGTTGAAGTACGGAATCGAGATAATAAGGGATGGTGGATCGGATATAATCTGGAGGGAGTACAGCAGAGAGTTCCTACGATTCCACAACCGTGCCTTGACGGAGTTTCGACAGAAGCTACAGAAAAAGATATGGTTTAGTGCGCTAATTATTGCTGCATTTGGGCTACTGTCTGCCTCCTTTGTGTCGTGGATCTACGCCGTCACCGTGACAGAAGACAGCTTTGGGACATGCCTCAACACGATCCTTTTTGGCAGAGCACAGCTTGTTGCCATAATCATCTGCTTCCTCGGGCAGACATGTTATGACCTAATGGCGTACATCAAGCACTTCATCGGCGAATACGCTGAAGATACGATGGAGATGCTAATGAAGAAATTGGACCAGTACAAGCAGGCACAGCAGGATAGGAAACCGGTCGAGACTCGCCATGTGAGTCAGGGAACCGAAGAAATGTCCGGAACAGTAAAAGGAACCACTGATGGTATTAAGGAGCAGTCAAGTTTAAGAGGCTCCGCCAAGAAAAGCAAACACGATGTCTTGCTGATATCGACACCCGATAACTCATCATCCGTTGTTTACCACCCACAACCATATGTTAGCCCCTTGAAGGGACGGTCCAGCCTCAACTCTCGCTCATTGCATTTGGTTGATCCTGCATCGCCTCCTAACACCAGGCGTAAAAAAGTCCCTGACGCCAAGTCCTTCAGAAAAGCGTTTGCTGGCAAGGCGCAAGAGCGCATCAGGTGGAGGGTTACCAAGGTTGAGCGCGATTTGCTGGCCATATCCATATATATGGTAAAACTCCCATTTCGGGTGGTTTTCCTTCCTGCTCGGATGGCGATGCGGATCCTTCCATGGCGTCTATACATCTCGTTCAACAGAGGTTAA
- the PMT7 gene encoding putative dolichyl-phosphate-mannose--protein mannosyltransferase (Syntenic homolog of Saccharomyces cerevisiae YDR307W): MAESGEAMGAVPEAAESEAQVVSKNGPFRSYLPSTVYQAWRGERMEQQGVVVWCGPAAFAALYVLCSGWLAACAGLAASGTETEMLEEIDAVRLGGFHIGVRPPLGLHVLARLGLGLIGLRRLALLAACVVLQYLYKSLRCAGIQRLWAGAAVGCIALLEVFRDAAVHASLEMYHAMFLAIILYNWKSFKLQEPFGQAWWLRLSAVAVCSGLAAGTKFVGLGTWAWVLLLNSAHIFQLIGDLEVSTRTVWKHVLIRLPLLTLVPLSIILLGYHSHLQAPSYSSRDSSYMPTLFKAQLDGYQVVQPASVYYGSGVVIRHSSSIGGYLHSHELTYPGGSEEQQITLYDFEDANNKWTVEPVYNEAMDDIINSTQPVRNGDLIKLRHVQTGKLLRASAAKPPVSQRDYDQEVSCTGDSGYSGDSDETWRVDIQDAEYHEDLKPVLHHFSLVNKGQSCTLLSHDVKLPEWALYQQEVICLASPVHKYSLFYVDSSEMMHNETMQLPRLSFPAKFWAYIHAQYKYDYFVKNFNATGDVPYLRWLVHISENKLQNCIWVAGLLSVIWWWLLFTYRCFTWNPWDPAVAFEPTTLRSALYRDNSFEYVAGWFIHYIVFSRCSHGNLQIVQYLPALLFTTLQIANTFQTFSEWIHRLIVKLF, translated from the coding sequence ATGGCAGAGAGCGGTGAGGCGATGGGAGCGGTGCCAGAGGCAGCGGAGAGCGAGGCCCAGGTGGTGAGCAAAAACGGCCCGTTCCGGTCGTACCTGCCGAGCACGGTGTACCAGGCGTGGAGGGGCGAGCGGATGGAGCAGCAGGGCGTGGTGGTGTGGTGCGGGCCCGCAGCGTTCGCGGCGCTGTACGTGCTTTGTAGCGGTTGGCTGGCGGCCTGCGCGGGGCTGGCGGCCAGCGGGACCGAAACAGAGATGTTGGAAGAAATAGATGCGGTGCGACTAGGCGGCTTCCACATCGGGGTGCGACCGCCGCTCGGGCTGCACGTGCTTGCGAGGCTCGGACTGGGGCTCATCggcctgcggcggctggcgcTGCTAGCGGCATGCGTGGTGTTGCAGTACCTGTACAAGAGCCTACGGTGTGCGGGGATACAGCGCTTATgggcgggggcggcggTGGGCTGCATTGCGTTGCTGGAGGTGTTCCGGGATGCTGCAGTGCACGCATCGCTGGAGATGTACCATGCGATGTTCCTGGCGATCATACTGTACAACTGGAAGAGCTtcaagctgcaggagcCGTTCGGACAAGCGTGGTGGCTACGGCTCTCTGCAGTGGCGGTCTGCAGCGGCCTGGCTGCGGGCACAAAGTTTGTCGGCCTGGGTACCTGGGCGTGGGTTCTCCTCTTGAATTCCGCCCATATATTCCAACTGATCGGCGATCTGGAGGTATCGACGCGGACTGTGTGGAAACATGTCCTGATAAGGCTGCCGCTGCTAACTTTGGTGCCGCTATCCATAATTCTTTTAGGCTACCATAGCCACTTACAGGCACCTAGTTACAGCTCGCGTGATTCTTCCTACATGCCTACGTTGTTCAAGGCGCAATTGGACGGATATCAGGTGGTGCAGCCGGCCAGTGTGTACTATGGAAGTGGGGTGGTTATTCGCCACAGTAGCTCCATCGGCGGGTACCTCCATTCGCATGAGCTAACCTATCCGGGCGGGTCAGAAGAGCAACAGATCACCTTATATGATTTTGAGGACGCGAACAACAAGTGGACGGTGGAACCAGTGTATAATGAGGCAATGGATGACATCATAAACAGTACCCAACCCGTCCGCAATGGCGATTTGATCAAGCTAAGGCATGTTCAGACGGGCAAGTTGCTGCGAGCGTCCGCCGCGAAGCCGCCTGTAAGTCAGCGAGATTACGATCAGGAGGTTTCCTGCACTGGCGACAGCGGGTATAGTGGGGACAGTGATGAGACATGGCGGGTCGATATTCAGGATGCAGAATACCACGAGGACCTAAAGCCTGTTTTGCATCACTTCAGCCTAGTTAACAAGGGGCAGTCTTGCACCCTTCTGAGCCACGACGTCAAGCTGCCGGAGTGGGCCCTGTACCAGCAGGAAGTGATTTGCCTTGCGTCTCCAGTGCACAAGTATTCGTTATTCTACGTGGATTCCTCCGAGATGATGCACAACGAGACGATGCAATTGCCGAGATTGTCTTTTCCGGCAAAGTTCTGGGCGTACATCCACGCGCAATACAAGTATGACTACTTTGTTAAAAACTTTAACGCAACGGGCGATGTCCCTTACCTAAGATGGTTAGTCCACATTTCGGAAAATAAACTCCAAAACTGTATCTGGGTAGCAGGACTTCTAAGCGTTATTTGGTGGTGGTTGCTATTTACTTACCGCTGCTTTACCTGGAATCCCTGGGACCCCGCTGTGGCATTTGAGCCAACCACTCTTCGGTCAGCCCTATACAGGGACAACTCGTTCGAGTATGTTGCCGGATGGTTCATACATTACATTGTCTTCTCCCGCTGTTCGCATGGTAACCTGCAGATAGTCCAGTATCTGCCAGCTTTGCTCTTCACGACCTTGCAGATTGCGAACACATTCCAAACGTTTTCGGAATGGATACACCGATTAATTGTAAAGCTTTTCTAG
- the SRB7 gene encoding Srb7p (Syntenic homolog of Saccharomyces cerevisiae YDR308C (SRB7)) codes for MLVQIPITTIPTADRRTKMTDRLTQLQQCLDQIVEQFGSAITYVDRNHDFEPHNELEDKLSDPQATIAAAEDFDRNIDELTTDMILKTRQIIKLIDSLPGVDVSAEEQLSRIDSLQKKLIQVEGEKIEAIKRKESLTKDIEELINEFTEGIANSRRLNKA; via the coding sequence ATGTTAGTGCAGATTCCGATTACCACGATACCGACGGCAGATCGCAGAACGAAGATGACAGACAGGTTGAcacagctgcagcagtgTCTGGACCAGATTGTCGAGCAGTTTGGCTCGGCTATTACATATGTAGATCGCAACCATGACTTTGAGCCTCATAACGAGCTGGAAGACAAGCTATCAGACCCCCAAGCTACGATTGCTGCGGCCGAGGACTTCGACAGGAACATCGATGAGCTGACCACGGATATGATCCTCAAAACGCGGCAGATCATCAAACTCATCGACTCGCTGCCGGGTGTTGACGTATCAGCGGAGGAGCAGCTGAGTCGCATAGATTCGCTGCAGAAGAAGCTCATCCAAGTGGAGGGGGAGAAGATAGAGGCAATAAAGCGGAAGGAGAGCCTTACTAAGGATATTGAGGAATTAATTAACGAGTTTACAGAAGGTATTGCGAATTCGCGACGGCTAAACAAAGCCTAG
- the VMA22 gene encoding Vma22p (Syntenic homolog of Saccharomyces cerevisiae YHR060W (VMA22)) codes for MGRQVVGNDDLIGLLKKLSEYDVLLDRLQGQMADGFYNLSRANYHNKDSLRGSYGRDYWDQTFAGTRFVRIEQDGVIVEDAGAKADKDETQATEGGLHNRRKDVSKKEAAQRRQKTPLYMFGGALSVPSSLRMCQEHFQRCLPVVVRLVNCRREIDVLLDELERSAAAGTCADDISQTT; via the coding sequence ATGGGGCGGCAAGTGGTGGGCAATGATGACCTCATTGGGCTACTGAAGAAGCTAAGCGAGTATGATGTCCTACTAGACCGGTTGCAGGGACAGATGGCAGATGGTTTCTACAATCTTAGTCGGGCCAACTACCACAACAAGGACTCGCTGAGGGGTTCCTACGGCAGGGACTACTGGGATCAGACGTTTGCCGGCACGCGATTTGTTCGGATTGAGCAAGACGGCGTCATCGTAGAGGACGCAGGGGCAAAAGCGGACAAAGATGAAACGCAGGCGACAGAGGGCGGGCTGCACAACCGGCGCAAGGATGTGTCTAAGAAGGAggctgcgcagcgccggcagAAAACCCCGCTTTACATGTTTGGAGGTGCATTGTCCGTTCCTTCCAGTCTGCGTATGTGTCAAGAGCACTTCCAGCGATGTTTGCCTGTTGTGGTGCGACTTGTGAACTGCCGACGCGAGATCGACGTCCTGTTGGATGAGCTGGAGCGAAGTGCGGCAGCAGGCACGTGTGCAGATGACATTTCACAGACTACATAG
- the GIC2 gene encoding Gic2p (Syntenic homolog of Saccharomyces cerevisiae YDR309C (GIC2) and YHR061C (GIC1)), with the protein MCSRRATGSGCRSKMDAHNNLPQIKSIWIDEDEEAEKLYGLQAQQMMDSDDEELLGVVTLNSEQPVLNNKTRIELPPLPPSAYELKKSQSAMDLLARKKQKWKQFFLGRREARGRMSISVPFAFQHISHADGRLYEEEAAAEAAVPAGGGFSKAFVTDALPPTASPLEDARARRSVSSLSGRSSRRTSRASASLSTARVVSTSTMATSVLELAARPPEKLGQLERAHLEGRIGRLPSESGSMDELQRYHFPTVREEPPAAFETPRVRGEDKFGWDTPDNARTLTEHMLEQLQGSPAVPATVGTPRRKSDSALTPILCMKETFTESQTPNERRSVDDVLLYYHQGSETDSTLTGPSNRFSFVGGSPKLPHPPAVHREGDAYM; encoded by the coding sequence ATGTGTAGCAGGCGAGCCACGGGCAGCGGGTGCAGGAGCAAGATGGACGCGCACAACAACTTGCCGCAGATTAAGTCGATCTGGATAgatgaggacgaggaggcggagaagctgtacgggctgcaggcgcagcaGATGATGGACtcggacgacgaggagctgctggggGTGGTGACGCTGAACAGCGAGCAGCCGGTGCTGAACAACAAGACGCGGATCGagctgccgccgctgccgccgtcGGCGTACGAGCTGAAGAAGTCGCAGAGCGCGATGGACCTGCTGGCGCGCAAGAAGCAGAAGTGGAAGCAGTTCTTCCTGGGGCGGCGGGAGGCGCGGGGGCGGATGAGCATCTCGGTGCCCTTTGCGTTCCAGCACATCAGCCACGCGGACGGGCGGCTGTacgaggaggaggcggcggcagaGGCGGCGGTGCCGGCGGGCGGGGGGTTCAGCAAGGCGTTCGTGACGGacgcgctgccgccgacggcgtcgccgctggaggacgcgcgcgcgcggcgcagcgTGTCGTCGCTGAGCGGGCGCTCGTCGCGGCGGACGTCGCGGGCGTCGGCGTCGCTGAGCACGGCGCGGGTGGTGTCGACGTCGACGATGGCGACGTcggtgctggagctggcggcgcggccgccggaGAAGCTGGGGCAGCTGGAGCGCGCGCACCTGGAGGGGCGCATTGGGCGGCTGCCGAGCGAGAGCGGCTCGATGGACGAGCTGCAGCGCTACCACTTCCCGACGGTGCGGGAGGAGCCGCCCGCGGCGTTCGAGACGCCGCGCGTGCGCGGCGAGGACAAGTTCGGCTGGGACACGCCGGACAACGCGCGCACCCTGACGGAACACatgctggagcagctgcagggcTCGCCCGCCGTCCCGGCGACGGTGGGCACCCCGCGCCGCAAGTCGGACTCGGCCCTCACGCCCATTCTCTGCATGAAGGAAACGTTTACTGAGTCCCAGACGCCGAACGAGCGCCGCTCTGTGGACGACGTGCTACTATACTACCACCAGGGCAGCGAGACCGACTCGACGCTGACTGGGCCGTCGAACCGGTTTTCGTTCGTGGGCGGGTCGCCCAAGCTGCCACACCCTCCAGCCGTGCACCGGGAGGGAGATGCATACATGTGA
- the RPP1 gene encoding RNA-binding RNA processing protein RPP1 (Syntenic homolog of Saccharomyces cerevisiae YHR062C (RPP1)) has translation MLVDLNVPWPQKSYDAKPSAQDLDQLKRTLTTLHALGYTHVALNFTVPHSTSFPKASDQLNPIDLAALADVRAATGLRLYTRLTLVVDDPARGQALARVAAAFDIVAALPVSERGLALAAGGLDVDLLTFHYGQRLPALLKHKTVCGCVRAGLKIELVYAHALRDVPARRSFVVNCKTVIRAARARGLVVSSGARSPLECRNILGVAALLRHIGLKDDRCSRAMRDLASLALLNGRLRSKSYRHTVRAAPVPKRPRSPDAGAADNHKKPRDA, from the coding sequence ATGTTGGTGGACTTGAACGTGCCATGGCCCCAGAAGTCGTACGACGCCAAGCCCAGCGCGCAGGACCTCGACCAGCTCAAGCGCACGCTCACCACGCTGCACGCGCTCGGCTACACGCACGTCGCGCTCAACTTCACCGTCCCCCACAGCACCAGCTTCCCCAAGGCTAGTGACCAGCTCAACCCCATCGACctcgccgcgctcgccgaCGTCCGCGCTGCCACCGGCCTGCGCCTCTACACCCGCCTCACGCTCGTCGTCGACGACCCCGCGCGCGGCCAGGCCCTCGCccgcgtcgccgccgccttcgacatcgtcgccgcgctgcccgtctccgagcgcggcctcgcgctcgccgccggcggcctCGACGTCGACCTGCTCACCTTCCACTACGGCCAGCGCCTGCCCGCGCTGCTCAAGCACAAGACCGTGTGCGGCTGTGTGCGCGCCGGCCTCAAGATCGAGCTCGTCTACGCCCACGCCCTGCGCGACgtgcccgcgcgccgcagctTCGTTGTCAACTGCAAGACCGTCAtccgcgccgcgcgcgcgcgcggcctcgtcgtcagctccggcgcgcgcagcccGCTCGAGTGCCGCAACATCCTCGGCGTCGCCGCCCTGCTGCGGCATATCGGCCTGAAGGACGACCGCTGTTCCCGCGCCATGCGCGACCTGGCCAGCCTGGCCCTGCTCAACGGCCGCCTGCGCTCCAAGAGCTACCGCCACACCGTCAGAGCGGCCCCCGTCCCCAAGCGCCCGCGTAGCCCCgacgcgggcgccgcggaCAACCACAAAAAGCCTAGAGACGCCTGA